A single genomic interval of Labrus mixtus chromosome 6, fLabMix1.1, whole genome shotgun sequence harbors:
- the LOC132975533 gene encoding cold-inducible RNA-binding protein A-like, translating to MEDEGKIFIGGLSFDTTEDGVAEAFCKYGTIEKVDVIRDKETGRSRGFGFVKYDNVDDAKDAMEAMNGKSLDGRCIRVDAAGKSARRGGGGGSCPRGGRFGHRGRGGQERSYDRGYGEDRGYSGDRSYGGGGGGGSSGYRSGRGGRGGSSYSGGGGGGGYNRDNRGHGNYREEYDGYE from the coding sequence ATGGAGGACGAAGGAAAAATATTCATTGGAGGGCTCAGCTTCGACACTACCGAGGACGGGGTGGCCGAGGCCTTCTGCAAATACGGAACCATCGAAAAAGTGGACGTGATCAGGGACAAAGAGACCGGAAGATCTCGCGGTTTCGGTTTTGTGAAATACGACAACGTCGATGATGCGAAAGACGCCATGGAAGCGATGAACGGCAAGAGTCTCGATGGCCGATGTATTCGTGTGGATGCAGCTGGAAAGAGTGCGCGGAGAGGCGGCGGTGGAGGATCATGCCCACGTGGTGGAAGATTCGGCCACAGGGGTCGAGGTGGACAGGAAAGAAGCTATGACCGGGGTTATGGCGAAGACAGGGGCTACTCAGGAGATAGGAGTTatggtggcggcggcggcggcggcagcagcgGGTACAGGAGTGGACGAGGTGGACGAGGAGGATCATCCtacagtggaggaggaggaggaggaggatacaACAGAGATAACAGGGGTCATGGAAATTACCGCGAGGAATATGATGGCTATGAGTAA